Below is a window of Chionomys nivalis chromosome 19, mChiNiv1.1, whole genome shotgun sequence DNA.
gATGAGAGAACATACTATGTCCTCAATTCATGAAACACATTAAACATGTACACTGTTTTCACccagaatggataaagaaaatgcagggaGATGACTTCTGGGGTAGCGGGCACGGTGTATATATAAAGTCAGTCATGAAAGATGTCTGTGCAGTTGTGCATGTCAGTCTTAGCAGATGAAGGAAGTAATGTACTGGagttatttttgaagatttttttttcttcaaaaatggtAGACTTGAAGAAATCACAATCATTTTCTTTTGCCTTAATACATTTCATGTAATGTAAGAGCAGGGCTGCTCACTCTTCTTTTCCTAGTGACTGCTAAGTTTATATTTGTGGAGTTTGTCTTCATTCAATATTAGAGCTAAGGCCCAGGCATTCCCATCTGCCTCTTCCCCATGGGGCCCCTCTACGTGCCCCCATCTCACTCACCGTCTTTTCTCCTCTGTTCCCCAGAGCAGCCCAAGGTGACCATCTCCCTGTCCAGGAAGGAGGTCCTCAACCACCACAACAGGCTGGTCTGCTCGGTGACCGATTTCTACCCAGCCCAGATCAAAGTGCGCTGGTTCCGGAATGGCCAGGAGCAGACGGAGGGAGTTGAGTCCACACAGCTTATTAAGAACGGGGACTGGACCTACCAGATCCTGGTCATGCTGGAGATGACCCCTGAGCGGGGAGACGTCTACACCTGCCACGTGGAGCACCCCAGCCTGCAGAGTCCCATCACCGTGGAGTGGAGTAAGGGaaactgttttcttcctctgtgggCCCCACATGACATGGGTTCCTTGCTGTTGTTACCCCGTCCCTATGCTGACACCACCCTATCCCTCCAATGCCACCCACTCCCGTCTCATGTCCTGTATAGTCTGATTCCACTACTGAGTTGAGAGCTACAGGAAACAAGATCTCTTGCCTCATAGTAAGGGCACCAGGAGAACCCAGACCTCATTGTCTTTCCCGACAGTAGTTCTGGGAGATCACTGCATACACTGGGAGCTCGTCCCTAACATCCAGAGGAATCAGCAGTGATAACTAGTGCCTGGGTGTTTTGGCCCAACATATGTCTGTGTGGTGCAAACATCCACTTAGCCTCTCCCTCTCACAGCTGTCTTCTAGATCTCTTATCTGGCGACCCCTATCCATTCCCCTGACCACTGTGTTCAGATCTTCTGGCTCATCCTTACCCTGGATAGGGTCAGAGCAAAGACCGGGTCCTCCCAGCTACTTCACCTTTTGCAACTCAGGTGGACTTTAGGCTCTCAGAGCTGTTGGGATGTGTGGGGACAAAGCTGACACCCAGGCTCTGCTCCCCAGGTGCACAGTCTGAGTCTGCCCAGAGCAAGATGCTAAGCGGCATTGGGGGCTTTGTGCTGGGGCTCATCTTCCTCGGGCTGGGCCTTTTCGTCCGTCACAGGAGTCAGAAGGGTGAGGACCCTGGGGACACTGGGGGTGGTGGGCTGTGCTGAGGGGAGGAGTTGGGCTGGGGTGGGAGGACACAGGAGATCCTGGGAGGAGACACTGGAATCTGATTTTACTGGTTGTGTGACTGTACCACAGAACTACAGTGGAGTTCATCCTGGGGCTTCTGTCGTTGTCCACCATTGCCTTACTGACTCCTTTCCAGAAGTTTCTACCACTGAGGGAGCATGGGCCttgcttttccctccttctgGTGGCAGCTTCTTCCATTGGGGAATGTTCAGGGTCTTAGTGCACACAGATGCATTTCCTGTTGCctcttgggctacatgagagagCCCCTGTTTTTAATATCAAGAACTCTCTCTATGATTTCCTTTTATAGGACCCCgtggacctcccgcaacaggtaATAATTTAGCTCTTATCTGGGGGTGATGAGGCAGGGGCATGGGTATAAGGGAAGGGCATGAGACAGGTGTACCTGACACAGTTCTAGTTCATAGCCTGTCTCTGCTGTGGGGTAAGAGTGTCACACCCAGGGCCTATAGAAGTTCCAGAGGTTGTTCCTGAGCAGGGGTTTGCCATCATCACTTGACTGGTGTCTTGAGTGAAGCCTGAGCCATGTCTTGAGGTTAGAAACAAAGATGTTGCCTGCTCTGTGCCCCACACTAGAGACCATGATTATGGGCATTTTTAGTGGTGGGAAGAGACCAACGGTCCTGTAGAGGAGACCGATCCTTCTGGTTTACCTAAAAGATCAGATCCTTCATATTCCCTGGGGGTGGTGGCTTCTCTTCCACCTCCCACACGTTTGTGTCCTGTGAGCTCTGTGCCCCCTTTAGCTGTCTTCATCTCTGCACAGGTGACCGGGAAGGTGGTGGCAGGGCCTGGACACAGCTCTCTTTGTCTAACTCAGCAGAATCCAGGAGGAGAGTCAGGTATCTCCAGGACCTTTGGTGAccaccccctctctctgtctcacaggGCTCCTACAGTGATCCATGAGAATGTTTTGACTGAGTTTGCTGTAAGATCTGCATATCcctgccttcagttcctgcctgtgCCAGCCTGCCTGTCCCTCTCTGATTCATAGTTTAGCATGGGGGCAGTGTACCCACCTGCTCAGTTGTTGTGATTCCCTGACTCCCCAAGGCTCTATCTTTGGCTCTGCTCTTGGGCTGATTCCAGAGACCATTGTGTACTGCAGCACCATCTACTCAGACCCCAGGCCTTCAGTTTCCACTGTCCCAAGGGACTGCTGAAGAGATGCGCTGAAAACATTTGCCTCCTTTCCATAATTAAACACAATTATGAATTATGTATCCTGAACCTCCGTAACTGAGCAGGGGTGCGTGGGAGTGGTGTGGAACAAGGTGATGGAGCCAAACTGGCTGGAAGTACAGGTTTCTGCTACAAAGGTGATCGGAAGTATCCTGGGCTTAGACTTTTGCTCTTCAGTGTCCTGTTCTCACATCATCCCAGCCTCTTCTGGGTTGGTGAGGACAGTGCAACTAAACATGGTGGAATTGTTGGGGGACAGATGCCGTGACCTCTGACCACTGGTGTTCCAAATGTGTCCTGTGGAGTCACATTGATTGGGGCTcactttcatttttcaaagatCACAGTCAACAATAACAGTAATTTTTGTAGCTGCAAATGATAAGCATCCAACTTAATCTTATCTTATTGATGTTGTAAGGAAGCTGGGTTGGTTTCAGAAGTGGCTAGATAGATATTGTTGATGAGAGTCATCTTTCCTCAACTGTCACCTCTACTTCTTCCTTCACTGCATCTCCTTGTCCCTGTACATGTCTCTATGATgtactctctccatctctgtctcttcttctgcTCTTGTCTGTTTTACTGACTAGAGacttttctctccattttctcttttgtcttttctctctgttaTTTTTACATCTCTCTTATTACTATTAATCCCACCAAATGAGAATAAAAACCAttactcaattttttaaaagttgattatGCAAAACTTTATTTTCTGCCAGACAGGACTGTCTCCCTAAAGTGGGGTTTGAAAGAACAGCATTGAACACAGGAGAAGGTGGGGTTTATATAGCTCCCAAACTGCAAGGCTAGAGTTTTCAAGGGTTGGAGGACTTTTAGGAGGAATTTTGATTATACAGGAACTTGGCAGaatatctcaaaatattttgcaGAACATCTTATCAGAATGAACGTTAGGCTATAGGGTGTGGAAGATGTCAAATTCTAGGAAGTGGGTCAAGACACAGTCAAACCCAAGTTTAACAGAAAACAGGAATGAACTTATTTTGACCTTGTAACAAGATGGTGTCTAATCTTAAAATGGAGTCAGGCTGGTCCATAATTACCTCAAATCTttcctctctgtgtatttctaaCTATATACATTGGTATGTCTACCAAAGTTTTGACAATCTTAGGGAAATCCTTACTTTCCACTCCTAGGCAACATATACAATGTTGAAAAACATTATCACATCCACAAGGAGGCAAACAGCTGGCATTGTGTTCATCCCCCTTATTAAGGAAATGAATCTCTAGAGCCTCAGCATGGATGTAGTTATATCAGCCTCATGGGGCACCTGGAGCTCCAGAGTTCCTCAGGGTGGGGTAAGGAGtgtagtgtggagctgcgggcctgcttttcgtcctgcccggctcctgcatggctagctttacaccagaaataacaacacacaaattgtattcatttaaacactgcttggcccatttctattcatgagtgtagcaccccaaggtgcagattctagcctatgtccatcctgggtcggagcttcatcgcatctgccccagagaggagagctatcgagtctgcccgggagaggggagcatggcgtctgagctcacttcctcttcctcccagcattctgttttgtttactccacccacctatgttctaacctatgagggccaagcagtttctttattatttaaacaatgaccttcctccatcattttccctttttctgtttaaacaaaaaaaaaggaaggctttaactttaacatagcaaaattacatataacaaaacagttatcaagtaaaaattacaatatttacatctattttatctttatcatagctaaggaaaactataactataactaactattcttcaactccatcaaagactccagaaagatacagtattacctaagcaaacaagaaataagcaactttcaaactctagaaatgacagagacatctcgctgccttgacagtcacccaaagtttctctgtaccattggggcatccatcttcggcctacaggcccatagtttccagcagacatttccacgaaataggaaatttcaaaggcagttcagtcactatctgctgtgtcctgcagaatgtatcgcagactccttcatgaatcaggaaccccaaaagaaaatctcacatttaggcaagttcagcagtcctctttctgcgggttctctgtgtccagtttatacaatagtctaggcaagagcagtttcttgcccaaatggctatcaactccataaggatcctcttcgatgcccatcttcctcttgaagtagattggtgctgccaggagcagatgtgtctcattgtcatgaaaaaccctaagttattaaaacattaatgccatattctgtagtctttgaaagatatgaggaatgcctatctgaactatatctatgcacatctagaaaatctaactaacatgactacaaacttgactattatagatgattatctattaacaacctatatacattacatttttacatgaactacacaatcacaataccttaatccagatcagaaatacatacatacatacatatatatacatatatatatatacatataacaaaattgaccttaaatttatatcaacaaagcaaaacttataccaatgtaaattatccatatctatatcatatccccctttaaatgtaaaagaacgtttataaacaatatttgggaacatggacacagttttttctctccaaactgcttcctgctgaatggaggctctgttaatcaggtctttcatggtataacctgtgtgctaggttcctctcagtcggcagttgagcaaagtaattttctgaagttgttcacagcaacttttcaggagggcgtggtccatcataccatattggaatagaagcaatccacagggtctcatcctctgtgaaaagaagaaactcttttccaaagcatcatatccttagatccaaattctgaag
It encodes the following:
- the LOC130861815 gene encoding rano class II histocompatibility antigen, A beta chain-like, translating into MAVQVPSLLLAAAAVLMVQSSPGAEGRDSPRDFVFQFKGLCYYTNGTQRMRGVTRYIYNREEFVRYDSDVGKFIAVTELGRPDAEDWNSQKELLERARAEADTVCRHNYEETEVPTALRRREQPKVTISLSRKEVLNHHNRLVCSVTDFYPAQIKVRWFRNGQEQTEGVESTQLIKNGDWTYQILVMLEMTPERGDVYTCHVEHPSLQSPITVEWSAQSESAQSKMLSGIGGFVLGLIFLGLGLFVRHRSQKGPRGPPATGLLQ